The DNA window CATCAAGTGAAAAAATCTTTAAAGTATTGAGtgtgttatcaatacttagtcGGACAACGGACGCTACAATTATAAACTGCTGCGGGagtgtctgcagcagcagcagcagcagcaaaaagtatcagagtgagacgtctgttCTCCGTCTCGCTGCTGTAAACAAGCGTAACGccagctgttagctgttagctgttagctgttagctgttagctgttagctgttagctgttagctgttagctgttagctgctctcatgtctctccGGGTCTCGGTGCTCGTTTTCGCAGCaactctcccgctctctctgcctgctcagctgctctcagtgtctctctgtccGGACGGCAGGTGAGTTGGTCCGGTTCTGGTTCTAAGCGGCGGTCCGGCTGTACGGGGAGGACGACCGgctggcagcagcctgaagcccgCCGTCACTAACTCTGAAATAAGGGAGGAGCTAAACTAAAAGTCTAAtgttaaagatcaaagtaagcGCTCTATGGATGAGCGTCATTGATGATTATCTTATGTTGTAAAAGGTAACACAGGTGTTGTCACGAGTTTATTAGTCGGTGGGAAAATTTCCTCACTGTGGCGTCCCTACACTCAACCCGACCCAGGATGAAAACTACGGACCGGTTTCACTCCTGCACCCTTCCTATCACAGATACCTGAGCACATAGTcattaaaggggccatattatgaaaaactcacctttttcagtgcttgtgtgtatgtatttgggTCTCTGATGTGCCTACTAACCACCCAGTCAGGCTGCTGTGGGCTGGTTTGCTCTGTACTCttcaacaagccattcagatttgatgGCCCTTCTTACGTCACATGGGGCTTCATTGACACCGCCGCCCCATCCATACCTCTATCCCAGTATCCACTCGCTAAATTTCCTGGGGTCCGCCACCGATTTTCTCACAAGCGCCGGGTACCACAACAGGGCCCAAAGTCACCAGCTGGACTCCTCTGTAGGTCcccggtggtggaacgagttaccaaactctgttcgatcCACAGAGTCCCtttcaatctttaagaaaagactaaagaccagctctttcacaaacacctcTCACCTGATGgacttataaaataaaaaattaacaaaataaatgcaataacTATGATCTGCTCTATGCAGTCGATGCACTGCCCGTTAGTACCGACGTTCCATCGGACCTGAACTTAACGTTACGGCACTTCCTCACGTTGTTTACTCCTGACTAGATCCTGCTTGTGTTGCATCAGCTCTGAGATGAACGTCGCTgtggataaaagcgtctgctgaATCAAACTgttacattgtgtgtgtgtgtgtgtgtgtgtgtgtgtgtgtgtgtgtgtgtgagttactTGTAAACGGTCCCGTGACAAACGATCACAGATCCGTCGTCGGACGCTGAAGCGAACAGCGGGTATAGTCTGTGATAAGCCACGCCCCTCACTGCTTTCTTATGGTGCCTGCAGAAAGGGGGTGATCAATACCATCAATATGATCAATAGAACTACAGACGGTCAGAACAATCAATATAGCATCAATAATCAATACCAAAGTGCTCTGTGATATTTGATTGACAGGTACATACCGTAACATCTTGTAAGGTTTGGTTGAGAGGTCAAGGTCAAACCAGCTCAGCCTACAGTCGTAACTCCCACAGATCACATGATCAcctgcacacagagagagagacgggtgaGACAGAAGCTCCAAACCTTCGCAGAGATGTTGGTTTGATGTTACGTCAGTTCGGTGTAACGGTCAGTTCGTGTTACGGTCAGTTCGTGTTACGGTCAGTTCGGTGTTACGTCAATTCGGTGTTACGTCAGTTCGGTGTTACGGTCAGTTCGGTGTTACGTCAGTTCGGTGTAACGGTCAGTTCGTGTTACGGTCAGTTCGTGTTACGGTCAGTTCAGTGTAACCGTCAGTTCAGTGTAACCGTCAGTTCGGTGTTACGTCAGTTCGGTGTTACGGTCAGTTCGTGTTACGGTCAGTTCAGTGTAACGGTCAGTTCGGTGTTACGTCAGTTCGGTGTTACGGTCAGTTCGGTGTTACGGTCAGTTCGTGTTACGGTCAGTTCAGTGTAACGGTCAGTTCAGTGTAACGGTCAGTTCGGTGTTACGTCAGTTCAGTGTAACGGTCAGTTCGGTGTTACGTCAGTTCGGTGTAACGGTCAGTTCGGTGTAACAGTCAGTTCGGTGTAACAGTCAGTTCGTGTTACGGTCAGTTCGTGTTACGGTCAGTTCGGTGTTACGTCAGTTCGGTGTTACCGTCAGTTCGGTGTAACGGTCAGTTCAGTGTAACCGTCAGTTCGGTGTTACGTCAGTTCGGTGTTACGGTCAGTTCGGTGTTACGGTCAGTTCGTGTTACGGTCAGTTCAGTGTAACGGTCAGTTCAGTGTAACGGTCAGTTCGGTGTTACGTCAGTTCAGTGTAACGGTCAGTTCGGTGTTACGTCAGTTCGGTGTAACGGTCAGTTCGGTGTAACAGTCAGTTCGTGTTACGGTCAGTTCGTGTTACGGTCAGTTCGGTGTTACGTCAGTTCGGTGTTACCGTCAGTTCGGTGTAACGGTCAGTTCGGTGTTACGTCAGTTCGGTGTTACGGTCAGTTCGGTGTTACGGTCAGTTCGGTGTTACGTCAGTTCGGTGTTACGGTCAGTTCGGTGTTACGGTCAGTTCGGTGTTACGTCAGTTCGGTGTTACGGTCAGTTTGTGTTACGGTCAGTTCGTGTTACAGTCAGTTCGGTGTTATGGTGAGTTTGGTGTTATGTCACTTTGGTCACCTCCGGGGTGGATGGCCATGCTGGAGATCCACTTGGAGTTGGCCTGGAGCTTCTTGGTCATCTCCTGCTTCACCAGATTGTAGATCCGGACAGAGCGCTGCGTTGCCACAAAGAAGTAGGGCCTGATGGGGTGGAAGGATACGCACTGAACTAGACCTTTGTTCTTCCTGAAGGGGTTCTGGCTCCGCCTCTTGCTCACCTGGTGGATGAACACCTGCAGGTGGCTCGAGTGATCCGGCATTACGGACGCCAAGTAGTCACCTTTAGCATGCCACTCCACCTGGTGGACAGCCTGAGGGGATCAAGACAGATCAGTTAGTGTAGTTCAATGACTGACCAGTTAATTGATCAGTCTGTCACTGATCATATGTCTATAATCAATCAATCGTGTTTTTGATCTCACTTTGGGATGATGTATTTTCAGGCGTATCCCCTGATTAAGTTCCTCCCCTTCAGCCTCGCTCCAGGTGACCGGCCCCTCCCCCTCTGTAGACTCTGCTTCCTGCTGACCAACCAGAAGACGCTCTGACGCTGAGACTACCTGTTTGTCTGCTAGAGAGGGAGACAGGATCAACACCACAGAGTTCctgcaggacagagagagagagagagacaggtcatCAGAGACgggtcatcagagagagagacgggtcatcagagacagagaagggtcatcagagacagagacaggtcatcagagagagagaagggtcaTCAACAGGTCATCAGAGACAGAGACGGGTCATCAGGGACAGAGACgggtcatcagagagagagacgggtcatcagagagagagacgggtcatcagagagagagacgggtcaTCAGGGACAGAGACgggtcatcagagagagagagacgggtcatcagagagagagacaggtcatCAGAGACGGGTCATCAGAGAGATGAGACGGGTcatcagagacagagaagggtcatcagagacagagacaggtcatcagagagagagaagggtcaTCAACAGGTCATCAGAGACAGAGACGGGTCATCAGGGACAGAGACgggtcatcagagagagagacgggtcatcagagagagagacgggtcaTCAGGGACAGAGACgggtcatcagagagagagacgggtcatcagagagagagacgggtcaccagagagagagacgggtcaTCAGGGACAGAGACGGGTCATCAGGGACAGAGACgggtcatcagagagagagacgggtcatcagagagagagacgggtcatcagagagagacgggtcatcagagagagagacgggtcaTCAGGGACAGAGACgggtcatcagagagagagacgggtcaTCAGAGACAGAGACGGGTCATCAGAGACAGAGACGGGTCATCAGAGACAGAGACGGGTCATCAGGGACAGAGACgggtcatcagagagagagacgggtcatcagagacagagacgggtcatcagagagagacgggtcatcagagagagacgggtcatcagagagagagacgggtcatcagagagagatgggtcatcagagagagacgggtcatcagagacagagacgggtcatcagagagagagacgggtcatcagagacagagaagggtcatcagagacagagacgggtcatcagagagagagacgggtcatcagagacagagaagggtcatcagagagagagacgggtcatcagagacagagaagggtcatcagagacagagacagagacgggTCATCAGGGACAGAGACGGGTCATCAGGGACAGAGACgggtcatcagagagagaggcGGGTCATCAGAGACTGAGACGGgtcaccagagagagagacgggtcaTCAGGGACAGAGACgggtcatcagagagagagacgggtcatcagagacagagaagggtcatcagagacagagacaggtcatcagagagagagaagggtcaTCAACAGGTCACCAGAGACAGAGACGGGTCATCAGGGACAGAGACgggtcatcagagagagagacgggtcatcagagagagagacgggtcatcagagacagagacgggtcaccagagagagagacaggtcaccagagacagagacgggtcatcagagagagagacaggtcatcagagacagagaagggtcatcagagacagagacaggtcatcagagagagagacgggtcatcagagacagagatgggTCATCAGGGACAGAGACGGGTCATCAGGGACAGAGACGGGttatcagagagagagacgggtcatcagagagagagacaggtcatCAGAGACTGAGACGGGTCATCAGAGACAGAGACGGGTCCTTACAGGGCGACagccagcagacagacagacgggttgGGGTTCCAGGTGACGCTCTTCACAGCTCCGCCCACTTGGACTGTCTTCATACAGCGAGACGAACACACCTCCCAGAACCTGACGGAGCCGTCATCactgcctacacacacacacacacacaaacacacacataatataaGCACACCTGACGTGCAGGTAACAGGTGTTCCCTCATGGTGAGGATGTTTTGATTGAAAGGTGAGTTACCTGATGCGAGCCACTGTCCTGATGGAGACACACTGATGGACCGAACCAGACCACTGTGACCCCGATACACCTGAACACACAGGTGAACACACAGGTAGACACAGGTAGACACGGTTAAACACAGGTAGACAAAGGTAAACACAGGTAGacacaggtaaacacaggtaaacacaggtaaacacaggtAGACAAAGGTAAACACAGGTAGACACAGGTAGACAAAGGTaaacacaggtaaacacaggtAGACAAAGGTAGACACAGGTAGacacaggtaaacacaggtAGACAAAGGTAAACACAGGTAGACACAGGTAGACAAAGGTaaacacaggtaaacacaggtaaacacaggtAGACACAGGTAGACACAGGTAGACAAAGGTAGACAAAGGTAGacacaggtaaacacaggtAGACAAAGGTAAACACAGGTAGacacaggtaaacacaggtaaacacaggtAGACAAAGGTAAACACAGGTAGACAAAGGTAAACACAGGTAGACAAAGGTaaacacaggtaaacacaggtAGACAAAGGTAAACACAGGTAGacacaggtaaacacaggtAGACACAGGTAGACAAAGGTAAACATAGGTAAACACAGGTAGACAAAGGTAGACACAGGTAGacacaggtaaacacaggtAGACAAAGGTAAACACAGGTAGACAAAGGTaaacacaggtaaacacagataaacacaggCAGACAGATACAGGTACAGGTGTATATACGTACCAGAGACTGTGTGGTGGGAAATGGCTGCAGGTCTTTGGGTTTGGGAAGTTTTGGAATCAGATCTTCTGGATTCACATTTACCTGCAGAAAGACAGACGGGTTAATGATCCTGTCTACCTGCATAGAGAGTCctgtgctctgattggctgctggtGTGTTACCCTCATCTTCCTCTGACGGGGACACAGGTAAAGGTCGAGGCAGCGCTCAAATCGCTCGTGGATGAAACGAGGAAATGCAGGAACTTGACGGAGACTGGAGAACCTCTGTGGAACAAATGGAACCTTTCTGTCTGATGGATCCTGCTGCTCCCACAGAGCccgctgcagacagacaggtggagagagagacagacaggttaagttcaaagttttatttattctataaCCCCGTCAGTTACACAGGTCACATACCAGCTCGTTAACCCCGTCAGTTACACAGGTCACATACCGGCTCGTTAACCCCGTCAGTTCCACAGGTCACATACCGGCTTGTTAACGCCGTCAGTTACACAAGTCACATACCGGCTCGTTAACCCCATCAGTTCCACAGGTCACATACCGGCTCGTTAACCCCGTCTGTCACACAGGTCACATACCGGCTCGTTAACCTCGGCAGTTACACAGATCACATACCGGCTCGTTAACCCCGTCAGTTACACAGGTCACATACCGGCTCGTTAACGCCGTCAGTTACACAGGTCACGTACCGACTCGTTAATGCCGTCAGTTACACAGGTCACGTACCGACTCGTTAACGCTGTCAGTTACATGGGTCACGTTCTGGCTCGTTAACCCCATCTGTCACACAGGTCACGTACCGACTCGTTAACGCCGTCAGTTACACAGGTCACGTACCGACTCGTTAACGCTGTCAGTTACATGGGTCACGTTCTGGCTCGTTAACCCCGTCTGTCACACAGGTCACGTACCGACTCGTTAACGCCGTCAGTTACACAGGTCACGTACTGACTCGTTAACGCCGTCAGTTACACAGGTCACGTACTGACTCGTTAACGCCGTCAGTTCCACAGGTCACGTACCTCCTCTTCAGTGAACAGGTACTCAGGTGGAGGGTTGTAGGACTCCTGGTGACCAGGTAGAGGGATTTTGGGAGCAGGCAGATGCATCCGGTGCTTGGCTAAAATAGAGGAGTCCTCATTGGCCCAAAGGTCATAGTACCGCCCCCTACTGTCGTCCTCCACCCGCCGAGGTTTGATCCATCCCATCTTTATAGCGTGGACTAGTTTAGACacctggagacagacaggtgaggagTCAGACAGGTAATGACAAACAGGTAATGACTGACAGGTGTACAGGTGCATCTGTGTTACCTTCTCCTTCTCGATCAGTGACGGGATGAAGCTGCGTTTGTCTGCAGGTCTGTTGGTGACGGGATGAAGCATCACGTCTTTACTGAAGAAGTCCACCGagggctgaggaggaggagggggaagaagaaggagaagaataGGAAGAGGAGTTAGTTTCAGGTGTTTTGTGATGAATATTtgatgtgaaacaaaaacaaaaatcgaTCAGCAGGTGTCCGTCAGGTTCTTGAAGGTTCTCCTGAGAACCTGGACAGAGAATTTATGGAGCATGTGTACAGATGTAGAGGAGCTGCACCTGAGCGTACCTGATACTCGTTAAAGGTGACATCTCCAAACTGTCCTCGCTGCAGACGGTTAACCAGCTCCACCTGCTCATCTGACAggatgatgtcacttcctgtcttctTGTCGTGGACCGTTCTCCTGGGAACAGATGGCcattagcattgttagcattcCCTGTTCAAATAAATGGGGGGGGTTAGCATCATGCTAGCAGCTCACCAGTAGTCAGGGTTCTCCATTTTGTCCAGGAAGTCATCCAGCTCGtccttgtttctgattggcttgTAGATCTTCTTCCCATCCAGATCGTAGCCAATGTGAGGGAAGTCTTTGTACCACTCCATGGGAATGTTCCCCACTGTGTTCCTAATGTCCTGGGGAACAAGGAGAACATTAGAAAACAGCTGAACATTACGCAACCTGAGAGAACATCAGGAACACCAAAGGAATGTTTAAGACCTGAGAGAACATTATGAGAACCAGACGGAACACCTGGTGGCCATGAAGAACGCTACAGAAACCAGCAGATCGCTGGATTTGTTACTGATCATTGTCTGTTCCTTGGAAAACTCAAATGTTATGGTGTTAAATTACTGCTTTGTCCTGGATGGAGGATTACCAGTCCAGGAGACCAGGAGTTCTTCAATGGTTGCTTTTCTGATAGCAAGATTTACAatgtggggttcctcagggaAGCTGCTTAAGATCTCATATTCTATATTTACAAATGATCTCCCATCAGTATTAGATGTACAGTGCAGCATCAAACTATCAAGAGCTCGCTTACGTACTGAACATGGAGCTCAGAGCAGCGGCCAAGTAggtaaaacaacaaattagTGCTGAATATTTCTAAAACtaaatgtttggtgtttggACTTAGACATGCTGGTCAGTAATCCTCAACTAAGCTCATCACAAAGCCAGTAGAACAAGTTAAAACAGACTAAGTTACTTGGTGTTGTATTGGATGCTAGACTTGCGTGGACTGAACATTGTAACTGAAATGGGTAAGAGCATCACCATAACCAGGAAATGTTCTAGGTTTGTAACATCAAGCTGTCCAGTTGGTCATCTGCAGCTAAGAAAAATCCAACAAACCCTCCAAATCGCTCAGAACAAAGCCGCTAGACCAGCTCCCTCATGGCTTCCTGTAGAGACCAGATTACAATCCAGTCTACGGATCTTTTTCTTAAATGACAAGAAGCCGCAGTGTTTTTAAGACCAAGTAGTGAATCTCAGCAGCAAACTACAGACCACACAGGCCAGTTTGGGACAAACCTCCTCAAATCTGCTGCAGTTCACAGGAAGGAAGTCTTTACCACAATAAGAGTTCTTCATACAATTAACAGTACGTGACTTGTCTTGCTCGctgattgttttagttttttgttgttttgtttgtagttTGTAGATTTGTGAGTAATGTGAATATAACTGATTGCAGATCTGAGAGAATGTTTTAGAGACCAGACAGAACATTTGAGGCCCTGATAGAACATTATAAAAACACTCTAGGAAGCTGGAGAACCGAGCTGAACATTAGAACCTAATGAAGAGAACAGACAGAACGTTAGACCCACCCCGTCATAGATTATAGAACCTCACAAAACATTCAAGAAGATGAGAGAACATCCACAGAACATTAGAGAACCCAGTAGAACATCATGCGTTCCACCactgtgttaaaaacagaacaagttgttttagaaaataaaatctcaCCTCTTCGTCTGATGAGTCGTGTTCATACTcgtcttcctttttttcttcttctgctgtttctgtcaccttcttcttcttcttcttctctgtctgcaggTAGAAACAACAGCTGACGTTCCGCAGGAGAACACTGAGCACATATATGTTGTACAGGTGCATCACAACCAGCCAATCGGCTgtcagactgacacacacaggttaaACGCTACCTGCTGAGTCTGCTGTGGCTCCGCCttcacatcatcttcatcatcatcatcatcatcgtcatcgtcATGtgatccctcctcctcctcttcctcttcatcatcttcactgTCACTCCCAGAATCCTCCAGCCCAGAGAAGACGCTGTCCTCGCTGTCTGACAgatcttcatcctcctcctcctctacctcagATGATTTGTTGTTGAAGCTGAAGATCTGAAGAAGAATCaaagtctgaacacacagaaaccTGCCGCCTGTACGTCAGCGTCTCCGCCTGCtgctaacacatacacactgatgaCGTGGTTTCCATGGAGACGTTTGTCAGACTGTCTGAACAGGTTTATCACAGTGGTTTCCATGGAGACGTTTGTCAGACTGTCTGAACAGGTTTATCACAGTTTGAGCAAAAGCAAATTAATCTTAAACTGGACGGATTGTGAGAGGAGTTTGGTGTGAGTCAGTGCGCCGTATAGAACCTATAGAACCTTTAGAACCTATAGAACCTTTAGCCTGCTGTAGAACCTTTAAAAGGTTTTGTGTGGAACCTTTAAAAGGTTTTGTGTGGAACCACTTCCTTTCAGCTGACGAGAGGCAACAGTTACAGGAATATTAAAAGTCACTAATAAACATGTAGGAAATTATTTCtacagcaaaatgaaaaatgctccACGAGGGAACTTTTCTAACATTGAGTGGAAACAACATGGCTTCTCCCATTTATACTAtacataatatacaatatatcatCAATATATCATcaatatagtatatataatcaaaatatcatcattaatatacaatatatcatcaatatagtatatataataaatatatcatcattaatatacaatatattatatataatatatatcatCAATATATCAACCAGCAAATTCATCTGGAGATTTGTGGATTTCGATAACTAATGTAGATTTCTGTAAAACTGAAGAAACAATAATCATCTACTTGATTAAGTAGTTGATGATCTAGTTGAGGATTATTTTGACGTTCAGTGAATCTGAAGATGTGACGTTAAAAACCAGAAAGTTCAGATTGTCAACTTATTaacttttacacataaaacCAAGTTCTCGTCTGAACTGTGACTGAAGATAGAAAATATCATCAGTCCAACTTACAAACTATTAAACATATACAGTTAGTAGCTCCAAGAACTCTAATGTGACTGTTaccttatttttgtttttatttttatcattattattatttttaacctttgtcctgttgccatggtgacagtATCAACCGACTGAAAGTGAAGtcatgtctgctgtgttttctttatttaactgttttctgttattgtctAAGAGTCACATGtttctgtaaataaagttaGCCacagctagctgctagctgctaatCACACTGTTGCTTCCGGTGAAACATCAGCGACCTTTAACTTCAGTCAACATTCATCTATTTTCCAAGAAAACTTTGCAATGATTTGAGAACAGAACTCCATTCAGGATCTGAGCGTtttaaacatccagcagctgGATCACAACATTCACACTGTTAGTTTATAAAAACGCATCTTAGCGGACTTTCTAAGAGCCGAACCGGTCCTGAGATAAACCCGCTTCACTGCGGTTCTGGTCTCAACCAGAGAAAACATCTGGATGTGTTCAGGTTCTGAATGGAGTCTGGTGTGAAGAGTAACTGCAGCACGTTGTTTTCCCcacaaacaacactgatgtttaCGGGATATTATGGGATGTCTTTAGCTCGCTTTAGCATGTTTATGTGTTCATTCAGATGCTGCTTCATGCCTCTTCTTACActcctgttagcatgctaacagctAGCCTCACCAGCCAGCTCCTCATCACCAGTTCACCCAGTCCCGCTccagtgtgtgtgcgcgtgtgtgtgtgcgtgtgtcacctcttcctcctgctcttcctcctctttactcctcttcttcttgttgTCGCTCTTCTCTCGGgcctttttcatttcttctgtcTGTCCGCTCCgcatgttgctgctgctgctctcctccaTCACACACCACGTGGGTATctgcaggtcagaggtcacgaGTCACAGCTGGAGGTTCTTCTTCTGATGACTTTTGCGGCAGATTGGACGCAGCAAAGGCGCGTTGCTGCCGCCCGCAGGTCATTAGTAGAACTGCACTGAATGAGTCCAGCGGAGGAAATTAATAACAGATTCCGTTGTTTCACAAAGTTCCGCAGTGACTCCAGACCGGAAGTCATCTCTAAAGACACTGGACTCACTCAGAGTCTGTATTGTTCTATATCATTCTGTTAGGGCCAGTGAGCGTCGGGCCCCCGGCACTGACAGTGTGAGGAACCgactgtttttgttattattattattattattattagtagtagtagtagtagtagttagtagtagtagtagtagtagtagtagttattAGTAGGAGTAGTagttattagtagtagtagttattAGTAGGAGTAGTagttattagtagtagtagtagttattAGTAGGAGTAGTagttattagtagtagtagttattagtagtagtagttattagtagtagtagttagtagtagtagtagtagtagtagtagttattagtagtagtagttattagtagtagtagtagttattagtagtagtagttattagtagtagtagttattAGTAGGAGTAGTAGTACTCCTTAGTGCCCCAAATGTAAAGGcaaatttctcatgtttgacatctacatgtcaatactGAGTCATAGTCATggcgccacctactgacaacaggaagttacaggtgCTGTAGCAGGTTAACCAGAAACCATCACCTGTTTTTCACGAGGAGCTTCAGAGCTCAGATACTGAGCCAGATTATCTATATATGGCATCAGGCGTCCACTGCAACAACTGAACTGTGTCAGTAAATAGTTTTCATGGTCAGaaactgcagacacacatatataaagcACTTGATTTagcttttatttatcattatgaCTAACGAATAAGTAGCCGCTGCTGTGCGtctttcagcaccacagagGTTGTTTATTTGAGTAATAACTTTATAACTGATCA is part of the Thunnus albacares chromosome 19, fThuAlb1.1, whole genome shotgun sequence genome and encodes:
- the bop1 gene encoding ribosome biogenesis protein bop1, translating into MEESSSSNMRSGQTEEMKKAREKSDNKKKRSKEEEEQEEEIFSFNNKSSEVEEEEDEDLSDSEDSVFSGLEDSGSDSEDDEEEEEEEGSHDDDDDDDDDEDDVKAEPQQTQQTEKKKKKKVTETAEEEKKEDEYEHDSSDEEDIRNTVGNIPMEWYKDFPHIGYDLDGKKIYKPIRNKDELDDFLDKMENPDYWRTVHDKKTGSDIILSDEQVELVNRLQRGQFGDVTFNEYQPSVDFFSKDVMLHPVTNRPADKRSFIPSLIEKEKVSKLVHAIKMGWIKPRRVEDDSRGRYYDLWANEDSSILAKHRMHLPAPKIPLPGHQESYNPPPEYLFTEEERALWEQQDPSDRKVPFVPQRFSSLRQVPAFPRFIHERFERCLDLYLCPRQRKMRVNVNPEDLIPKLPKPKDLQPFPTTQSLVYRGHSGLVRSISVSPSGQWLASGSDDGSVRFWEVCSSRCMKTVQVGGAVKSVTWNPNPSVCLLAVALNSVVLILSPSLADKQVVSASERLLVGQQEAESTEGEGPVTWSEAEGEELNQGIRLKIHHPKAVHQVEWHAKGDYLASVMPDHSSHLQVFIHQVSKRRSQNPFRKNKGLVQCVSFHPIRPYFFVATQRSVRIYNLVKQEMTKKLQANSKWISSMAIHPGGDHVICGSYDCRLSWFDLDLSTKPYKMLRHHKKAVRGVAYHRLYPLFASASDDGSVIVCHGTVYNDLLQNPLIVPVKVLKGHVTTHDLGVLDVTFHPTQPWIFSSGADATIRLFT